In Toxotes jaculatrix isolate fToxJac2 chromosome 12, fToxJac2.pri, whole genome shotgun sequence, the following are encoded in one genomic region:
- the bicdl2l gene encoding bicaudal-D-related protein 2-like: MDFSQPFSVLNEKLRPRVTTSEQLYSSLNRLEDRQLGSLRNRSLSYRPTVLPAEPVPVPITEPNNPEEPKDDAEQEDLVTDGLEEGNCAALLPVNNTCLITELNLKDVGEEEQSEEKDSPGELTTKETRDSSVSLASEGESSLQRSYIDGTLPDLIKSGRPLSRRRTLGHVSDTLNEVRREVELSRRRSIKLKAQVDKLQESREGPGWSQHRERVTEEVLSILRLLHPLTEATSSPPEPSCGENRLDAALAQLQTVARKLAISHTKQESGKGAEDSAILQQALRDRDEAIEKKKAMEAELLRSKTEMMSLNNQLLEAVQKRLELSLELEAWKEDVQLILHQQLKSQQQAEQAQKKSSRLGILRRNNRPPIQRPSSFPLPAPTPPTINSNQIFISRPGVSAAPPPSVPPSTGTQRNWRDKLRRGKSGRQGEDAAGQDSEWGGDDDGFQVVSLD, encoded by the exons ATGGACTTCTCTCAGCCTTTCTCGGTCCTCAACGAGAAGCTGAGACCTCGAGTCACCACCAGTGAACAGCTCTACTCCTCCCTGAACAGACTGGAGGACAGACAGCTGGGCTCACTCAGGAACAGATCTTTATCTTACCGACCAACTGTTCTGCCAGCAGAACCAGTCCCTGTGCCCATAACAGAACCGAATAATCCAGAAGAACCTAAAGATGATGCAGAGCAGGAGGATTTGGTCACTGATGGCCTTGAAGAAGGAAattgtgctgctctgctccccGTTAACAACACATGCCTCATCACTGAATTGAATTTAAAAGATGTGGGTGAAGAGGAGCAGTCTGAGGAGAAAGACAGTCCAGGTGAACTGACCACAAAAGAGACAAGGGACTCCTCAGTGTCCTTGGCCAGTGAAGGTGAAAGCTCCCTCCAGAGGAGCTATATTGATGGGACTTTACCAGACCTGATCAAGAGCGGCAGACCGCTCAGCAGACGCAGAACACTGGGACATGTCTCAGACACG CTTAATGAAGTGCGCAGAGAAGTGGAGCTGTCTCGGAGACGAAGTATCAAGCTTAAGGCCCAGGTGGACAAACtacaggagagcagagagggaccAGGCTGGAgccaacacagagagagg GTCACAGAGGAGGTCCTGTCCATACTGCGGCTGCTGCACCCGCTGACAGAGGCCACGTCCAGCCCACCTGAACCCTCTTGTGGGGAAAACCGCCTGGACGCTGCCCTGGCGCAGCTGCAGACTGTGGCCCGTAAACTGGCAATCAGCCACACCAAACAG GAGTCTGGAAAAGGAGCAGAGGACAGTGCTATTCTCCAGCAGGCGTTGCGGGACAGAGATGAGGCCATAGAGaa GAAGAAGGCGATGGAGGCCGAGCTGCTGCGAAGTAAGACGGAGATGATGTCACTGAACAACCAGCTGCTGGAGGCCGTACAGAAACGTCTGGAGCTGTCGCTGGAGCTCGAGGCCTGGAAG GAGGACGTTCAGCTGATCCTCCATCAACAGCTGAAGagtcagcagcaggcagagcagGCCCAGAAGAAGTCCTCCCGGCTGGGCATCCTGAGGAGAAACAACCGACCGCCCATCCAGCGGCCTTCCAGTTTCCCTTTGCCTGCACCAACCCCTCCCACAATCAACTCAAACCAAATCTTCATCTCCAGACCCGGGgtttctgctgctccacctcccaGCGTGCCTCCTTCTACCGGCACGCAACGCAACTGGAGGGACAAGCTGAGGAGGGGCAAGAGCGGGCGTCAAGGAGAGGATGCAGCGGGGCAGGACTCAGAGTGGGGCGGGGACGACGACGGCTTCCAGGTCGTGTCACTTGATTGA